The window aaaaagttaagaaagaaAGAGTCCAAAACAGGTGAGGAAATAGCATGGGAAGTATGACCCCGGTTTTGTCATCTCGATGCATCTGTATGTAGCATATGTGTCCACATGTGTCATGTGTATGGATAAGCCAACAGATCTGGAAGGACGCACACTGAGGCTTTGGGATTCAGGTGATggctgctttttaatttaaagctTTGTGTATTATCTGATTCTTATAAAGTCAGTGAGTTCTCCAGAAGACAGAGCTTGGGGGATTGTTAGTGGAGCTCGGGCGGTGGAATGAAGAGAAGCCACTACCCCCCACCAGGCCCGATCACACCACCCCTGCCACCCTTTCCAGAGCACACGTGGGGCACTGGGAATTCATATTTATTTGGAGACTGGGAGACACATTACAGCCTAATGAGGGGAACAGAGACTCAAGGGATCCAGTGGGAAGGGGTGCTTCCTGTCCTGCGGAGCTGCAGTGCCTGGACAGGGTGTCGTCCTTAAGGGCAACTGGACACTCTGGAGGTCTTTCCAGCTCAGGCTCCGGGCTGCTCGAGCGCGTGTGGCCTGGGTGTCTGTGTTCTCATTGTCTCCTGTCCCCCTCTGGCCACAGGCATCTCTGGGAAGAGCCAGATCCTTTTCGCTCTCGTCTTCACCACCAGGTACCTGGACCTGTTCACCAACTTCATCTCCGTCTACAACACAGTCATGAAGGTGAGGGGGTTGGGTGGCTGTGGGGCGGCTGCCGTCTCCCCCCACACCGTGAGACAGTACACATGGGAACTCAGGCCGCGGAGCCAGGCAGACCTGGTTTGAGTTGGCTTTGCTGCTAGCAGCTGcgggcctggggcctgggcaaGGTCTCGGACCTCTGGGtagctcagtttcctcctctgagaaATGAAGGTACTAGTATTTACCTCAGAGGGTtgtgttgtgaaaattaaacgAGGTAATacatggaaatacaaaataactGTCATATATTAAACATTCAATAAAGGTTAGCTATTATAATAGTTACAAAACaagcaaagaataaaacatgGTACCCTGAGCTTTCAAAGAACTTATTCAACCATCCATTtgacaaatacagagggtgctaaaaaaaatgaagatacattttttgaaaggaacacactattaaaattgtaatactcaacatataccgataataaaagatgaatacaagtcatgtttgactcctgcaattacaagaggcgctcaaagtggttcccatcagcgtccagacacttctgattacggcgaactactgcttgagcaacgctgaccaaagtgtccacttggatgcattattttggcacccctggtatgtaaaGTGCCCAATACCCAGAAGATATTTAATCAAAGCGagttctttttctcctcatcaGGGATGTCCCTGTGGGATTCCAGGCATCTTGTTCCTAGGATTGGTGGGAGGAGGCGCCTGTTACCTGGGGGGTGTTGAACTCAGTGTGAACTTTAGTCTGAGGTCCTGAAGTCACTGTCTACTTAAACTCAACACACAAGTAGCAAACACCATCTGCTTAGTTCATTCTCTGCCCAAGGGTCTGGCATGGGCAGTCCTGGCAGGGACTGCAGACACGGCCCTTGGCACGACAGGATGAAATCTGGGAACTGCAAAGACATGTTTCCACACTTTTGCGAgatgaagaagtgatcaccacttccttctctttcactCGTTTTCTGCTGGGCCCTGAGTGAGGCGCTGGGAATTCAGAAGTGGACAGGATGTGAACCTTCTTACAGGAACCCCGTCACAGGGGAGACAGACCGTGACACGGACCTTTACAGAACATGTGATCATGGGCAGTGTGAATAATTTCACATGGGGCTGTGGTGACACTGAGTATGTGTGCCTCATTCTGGTGAGAAAAAGACTTCGAGGAAATAACTTCACCTGAGTTTTTACATACATAGTTCTTTAGGCCAATGTAGTCCTGGACCATCAGCATCACGTAGGAACTTGCTAGAAATTCAAGTCCTCAGGTCCACTCAGACCTGCTAAATCAGAAgctgtgggggcaggggaaggggcagCCATCAATGTGACTTTgatgcacattcaagtttgagaaccgcTGGCCTCTAGGTTTGAGAGGCCAGATCATAAAATCATTATATGCTGGAGGACAGCTAGTGTCGTTGGGAAAAGAGCTTTTCTGAAGGAGCAGTGATCAACTGACTCAAGGGGTGTTAGTCCTCGTGGAAGAATGTTCACAAAGTCACTGCTACACACCCAGGAAGTTGAGGTTTTAACTGCCCTGGACCGCCACTGCTAAATCCTCCGACGGAGACCAATTCCGGCTTCTTTTGCTTCACGCTTTGCAGTGAGGAGACAGACTCCTGGACACCTTTCGAGTCTTCATGGTAGCACAATCAGTCCCAGTCAGGAGCTCAGAGTCACTTCACAAAGGCTCATTAGCTTCGGGCTCTAGGCCACTGGGCCTAAGAGAAATTGCCAACCCGTTTCATCCCTTCCCTCTTGAGGCAGAGCACTAACGCTTAGGTTTCGCACGTCCCCACTCAGGGTGGCTTTGGAGCCCAGCACACAGGCAGGGAAATGACTTCACCAATCCCACGCCTCTCCCCCTTTGCAGGTGGTTTTCCTGCTCTGTGCTTATGCCACAGTGTACATGATCTACGGGAAATTTCGGAAAACGTTTGACAGTGAGAATGACACATTCCGCCTGGAGTTCCTGCTGGTCCCTGTCATTGGCCTCTCGTTCCTTGAGAATTATAATTTCACTCCCCTGGAGGTAAGGAAAGGGACCCCGAGTCCTAATTCTGAGGAAAACACGCTCCCTAACATCCTGCCCTCCTAACGTCCGGGCTTGCTTTCTGCTACAACCGCAACTGTGACTCATGTTAAGTTTAGCAATTAGCCACAAGCTACCCGTACCACTCCACCTGAAAATGGGCACATCTGGCGATGTTCATAAAGCAGGCATCACAGCACTTAGGGCTGTTGGAACCTTGTGGCCAATAGGTGATTCATGGCCATGAGGACGCAGTCCAGGTTGAGACTTCAACTCAGCAGATCTGGGGTGCAGGGCAAGAACCGCAGGAGATTCTAGTGTtcatgactatatttggagaaaCATGGCCTCAATTAAGGCAAGTTTATACAAGAAAATTCTGCATTGAAAAAATTATGTGCTATAGAAATGTTCATGTGAAAAAAGCAGTATGCTTaaatcttcaaaattttttttgtatttagagAAAGGGGTCGAATGCTATgctgattaaaatgttaaaaattgttaagaaCGTGACTTATTTACTGTATTCTCTCGAGTGAACATATTTTAGTAATTCTTTTAAAGTGACGGGCCCCTTCTGGGTTGTCATCAGCCTTCTCATCTCCTTGGCTCAGATCCTCTGGACTTTCTCTATCTACCTGGAGTCGGTGGCCATCCTGCCCCAGCTCTTCATGATCAGCAAGACTGGAGAGGCCGAGACCATTACTACCCACTACCTGTTCTTCCTGGGGCTATACCGGGCGCTCTACCTGGCTAACTGGATCAGGCGATACCAGACTGAGAATTTCTATGACCAAATTGCAGTGGTGTCTGGAGTGGTACAAACCATCTTCTACTGTGACTTCTTCTACTTGTATGTGACCAAAGGTAGGTGCTGGGAGTAGTGTTGCTGGCACTGGCCCCACGGGGTATTCATCCACTCAGGGTCTGAGGGCAGGAAGTGACAGAGGTTAAGTCTTTGGACCTCTCAGTGCTTATTCTAATGGGGCAAGACAAGTATTTTCAGGAAACACTAAGCGCCATGAAAAAAAAGACCGAATAGGATAGTTATGTACAGCGCAAAACGTATGCAGGGAAGACAGCTATGAAGTAACATGACAAAAGttaggaaaatacagaaaaccattCTGGAGAGAACAGCTTATGTATAAGCCCCAAGGCAAGAGCAGGCCTCGTGTGATCAAGGACAAAAAGGCTAGTGTGGTCATAAATTTATAAACCCAGAGGTATCAGAAGTCAAGCAAAACCAGTCACAGAAGGTCCTCACAGCCTGGGTAAGGGGTTTGTTTGCATTGCATTTTGATTGCAAAGGGCTGCTATTGGAGGGGTTGTTTAAACAACCAATCCACCAGGTGCTACGTAGGGAAAAAAAGCAGCCACAGCAGGAAACTAGTTATGGGGCAGCTGCAACCAGCCAGGAAGAGGTCATCAGTGGAAAGAGGGACATGGAATTGGGGGTTGCTGATAGCCTGGGTGTGAAACGTGGGTCAGATGCTCAACTTCCAGCCTAACGGGGTGGCAGTGATGGTCAGTAAGCAAGACGGGGGTCAGTGAGTCTGTAGTTAACCTGGCAGGAAGGTTTCCCGTTGGCTTCAACCTCTGAATGCCTGTGAACAGGGCATTAGAGATACTAAGATCATGCAGAGATCTAGTCCTTTCATCAGGATGGTCAATTctaatttcatcttcattttcttctagtCCTTAAAGGAAAGAAGTTAAGTCTTCCGGTGCCAATTTGAGGTCCTCAGAGATGTCCTACAGCTCAAGGACGCAACGCcaactatttaaaatgttctacTGGGTGACTTATACATGACTCAGATGTTAAAATTAaagccagaaaaatgaaaatagtgtgGATTTCAGCAAAGCATTGATCCTTCTATCTAGAAGCCCTTCTCATCAATACATCCCTTATGAGGTAATGAAAACCTTGGCCAATTAACACAAATACGGGACCGCACGTCAACTGGAACAAGAAACCCTGGGTGCCTCACCCATGAATGGATCAAATAAGCCATTGATCTCTAAACTCCGAGTGCAACACTCATGCCAAGAACAGTCCATCTCAACCAGGAAAGATGTCCGAGTACAAGGCAAGCCACATTTACCAGCTTTGGCAAGACTTCAGCACTTCTATGCCTCACCTTTAAAATCTACTTGAGTCCTATTGTAGTACAAGGTAGTCCCACACTCAGTACCGTAATCCCAAGTCACAACCCCCTGTGGGTACCATTAGCATGTATTTTacgggagtggggggggggggagggacgACAATATACCCAAGCTTTTACCTGTCTTGTTGCTTTGTCACTCAAATTTTTGCATTAAGACCAATCAATCCCACCTCCCTTTCACATTTTTAGGTGCTAAGGTGATTTCCAACATCCCAACCTTGGCctgaagcaaataaaaattaagaggacTATCACTGGACTCTAGTCAGAGaatttttaagcaataaaacGCTCGGCACCGTAATTGTCAACAGTGTTTTATTTATacctacaaaagaaaacaagatggtATCAAAAGGACGATTTACAAACTAATAGCAACATAGTTTTTAGCATCCTGTGCCTGAACATCACACATCTACAAATCTTTCAAGTCTTAACGCAACAGGAATGTGTTCAGAGACCAGCAAGGACGTGAATAGAGCTCTGATCCCGAGCAAAAGCCACCAACCTTTTTAGATGAGAGCAGTCCACACACACAATGAGCTGTTAGGGAGGGACTGGGGAGAAGCAGCCCCAAAGCTTAATATTGAAATCCTTTCCCTAAATGGGTTTCCACCACGACCACATACCTAACATCAAATGAGATCTCTTCTGCTCAGGTTCTGAAAGCAAAGGCAGAACCTTATTATGAGTGACAGACACAGAGGCAGCAGTTTCTTTCGAGCTACAGGAAAAACTCTGCTCGATTCCAGCTGTACTCAGTCCACACTAGCTTTAAGATTTGGAATATGCTGATATTTTGACTATATGATTACATCACTGGTGGGTAAAAGGGAAGCAAGCAGACCAAATACCACTTGCTTGCCCAGAAACCTTTCCCGAAAAGGGATGCTTATAAGACCTGTAAGAATAGGACACCCCCACCGGAGGCAccggtttttaaaaaaaaacccaaattttGGTGCAGAGATATCTCTAATGGACTGGTCAGTGCTTACACGAAaaacttctgtgtgtgtgtgtggggacacTTTGGTTTGAAAGCGCAGAGCAGTTTTGCCACGTTTTTCCTGTGCCTACTATTCCCCCCTCGGTCTAAACTTCTATaagtggaaaaagaagaaaagttaaggAAGAAAACAGGGGGACAAAAAGATGTCCAAGTTCTTACATGCATATACTTCAGCTTATGCTGACAACCTACCTGTATGTTGCACATTCAAGCATACTTTCAGAACCCCTCAGAAATAATCCTTTCTCTCCCCCTGAAgaacttaaaaaggaaaacaaaaaacctcaagtATTTAGATATTTGGATCTTACAAACCAGCAAGCACTCTCAGGCCTTAGCCCAAGAATGCAGTGGAGCCTTCCCCCTTTAAGTACATTGTCAATGAACAATACTGATGACAGCACTGCAAAATGAAGTTTCACACTAGGTATGGAAGAGGTTTCTGGGGCTGTCTGATCTCCCTGTCCTGTTATGAGTGAACCCAAGAGCAGAAGATTCTTTCCAGGCCTGTCACAGGAAGTCTCGGTAAATCAATCAGTATTACTATGAAGGGGATGAACTCACCTACCTTTAGATGGAGGAAAAGTAAAAAGACTTAGGCTTTAGTTCTCTGTAACTTTTCTTAAGCACTACCTACCTGTAAAAAGCTGAGTGCAAAAGGATGCCGAGGAAAATTTGCATCCAAAAGCTGTTACAAAGCACTGCAGAGAACAGAGTATAAAGAGAGTTAAGAGTTCTTTCTTAATAAACCCTTGAGATTCTTTAAGATAACTTGGCCAAAAGGGCTGAGGAGCTGGCCAAGAGCTGCTTTTATTTTAGCTCTAGAGTCTAAAATTTGCCCACTGAATATACTGTTTATAATTAAAGGTGTTTTTTACACTGCAAGTGAATGCATATTTAACTGGTTAATAAATTTCCAGTGAGCATTTATGTTCATTCTGCTCACAGCAGCTGTCTGGTTGGAAAATGAATTTCACAGATGGTCCCTGTTTATACGGGGAAGAATAGGCAGCTTCCACCCAGGTGCTGAGATGCTACATTTAACCAATGCAATAAACACTTGgggtttttaatttaaaagatacaCTTAAAAAATTCAGACTCGGGAATTCAATTTCTAACCTGACACTAAAATGGTTCCTTTTCAATAATTGGGAAGGGAGAAGGCAGAGTGTAAGGGAGACAAAACGAATTAGGAATTTTTAAACTGCTGAATGCACTTCTAACAAGCAACCAGCCAAAATGGCAATGGCAAAGAACTGTCTTAAAAACTCATCAGGCCTGAGGAAGCCTGCTCCAGCTtgagaaacattaaaaagcaTGACGGAAAATGTGCAGGGAACTCCCTCTTGATTTTCTAACTGAGTAATGAGAGCAATTTAAAGCACAGATGCCATCTTCTTCTGCAGAACTCAACCCTCTACCCTCCCCTACCCACCCCCCCAACTCAGGACAACAAAAAAGGGCTCCCACAAAAGGGCCTAAtaccttgctttttcttttaagatgaaaaatagcTCAAATATCCTCAACATGCAAGaagttgggggggaaaaaaaactcttCCAGtcagctatatatatatttttttacaaaatctGTTATTACAGACTGGATCAATTTGGCGGGCTGAAGAAACCTGGCAGTGAATTCTAACTAATCTGCAGGAAAGACAAACCACAATGGctgggataaaaaataaaaaagaaaaggggagaggaaaaacAGGGAAAGACAGCGTTCCTTTAAATGTAGTAAGTCTGCATAAGTCATTACCACTCGAGTGGTTTCATTTACgtgaaggaggagggggaggaggtgggggagggtatTGGTAGGCAGTCTGCCCCATGTAACCTATCATATTGGTAGCTCCCGGAGGCTGTGCAAACTGTTGTGACATCAGTGGCTGTGGTTGCTGCCCAGACCGGCCTATCCCACTAAACTGCTGGCTAGAGCTCTGTGAACTTCTCCCAGTTGAAGCGGTGGTACTAGCCCCGTAAGTGCCAGCGCCATATTCTGGGGCTGTATAGCCACTGGTGCCATAAGCAGCTGCCCCATAGGTGCCTTGACTATAGGTGTATTGGCCTGCTTGTGCTCCAAAGGCAGAATTGGGACTTCCATAGCCACTGCCGTTAGCGTAAGCGGCTCTATCGGTCTCACTACGATCCCGATAGCTCGCAGAGTCTCTCCGGCCACCATCCTTGACTCCTCGAAGCCTGCGGTCACACTCATCCTGATACATCAGATTGGGGTTGTTGGCTGAAGAAGCGGTCCGGTATCGAGAACGACCTCCTGATGGGAGGATACAAGGGATTTTTAATGCCAGACATACGAACCGAACATATTCTTCTACTAGGTACAAAGGTATTCAACATTTTTTACTGATCTTTAGTTAGGCGAGCTTCCAAATCAGTACTTAAAAAATATGCCATAATTTTCATCTTGAATGGGACACATTCAAAAGAATGGTAATCATTAAGGATATTCAACTTCTCACCCATTTAGGACTTTACTTGAGGATTACCAAGAAGCACAATCTTAAAAATGTAGGAACAATGATAAATAGAGGTTTAGGTAACTTACCAtaggtttaaataaaaaaagaaaaaaaaaagaaagctaagc of the Rhinolophus sinicus isolate RSC01 linkage group LG02, ASM3656204v1, whole genome shotgun sequence genome contains:
- the KDELR3 gene encoding ER lumen protein-retaining receptor 3 — translated: MNVFRILGDLSHLLAMILLLGKIWRSKCCKGISGKSQILFALVFTTRYLDLFTNFISVYNTVMKVVFLLCAYATVYMIYGKFRKTFDSENDTFRLEFLLVPVIGLSFLENYNFTPLEILWTFSIYLESVAILPQLFMISKTGEAETITTHYLFFLGLYRALYLANWIRRYQTENFYDQIAVVSGVVQTIFYCDFFYLYVTKVLKGKKLSLPVPI